The genomic region CGTCACTTGCCAGCCGGCATCTTGCGCCATGTTGACGTCGAAAGGGCTTAAGTTCTTTTCGGTGGTGATCATGTGCAAGATATAGGGTTTTTCCATGAGCTCGGCCCTTGTTTCTGTTACGTTTAAAGATATTTCTTCAATTATTACGTGGCAGCTATGCAAAAACAAATTTTTTGCCTTTACCCGCCACCGTTCAGCGAAGTCCCGCTGAAGGGTTTATATCTCGGTCATCGCCTGTTCGAATTGGGGCTATCGGGGCGTCCTCGCCCTTTCGTGTATGCCAATTTTCTCGCCAGCCTCGACGGCCGCATCGCTTTGGAGGACATGCGCACCGGTCAGCCCTATTTGCCCAAGAGTTTGACCACGCCGGCGGATTTCCGTCTGTTCCTGGAGTTGGAGGCCCAGGCCGATTGTCTCATCACCCACGGCGGCTATCTGCGCGCATTGGCCGAAGGCACCCTGGGCAACATTCTCCAACTGGGAGCGCATCCGGCGGGCGAGGATTTGGTCGCCTGGCGCCAGTCCCAAGGACTGAAGCCTCAACCGGCGATCGCCATCGCCAGCGGCAGCCTGGATTTCGTGATTCCCGAGTCGGTACGGATACATCATCAGCCCGTCTACCTCTTTACCGGCGAAGGGGCCGATCCGGTCCGGGTCGAAGCCTGGCGCAAGGAGGGCTATCCGGTGATTTTCGCCGGTTCCGGCCGTTTGGTGGAAGGCCGGCGTTTGATTTCGATCCTGGGGCAATTGGGGTATCGTAGCATTTATCTGATTGCCGGTCCCGCCATGCTGGATACCGTCCTGCGCAGCGGCCAATTGGATCGATTATATCAAACCATCACCCATCAGCTCATGGGGGGCGAGGCATTTCGGACCATGTTGCCGGGACCGGAGTTGGGGCTGATCGGCCATCTCCGCTTGCGTTCCCTCTACTACGATCCGGCCGGTCCCGGCGGAGCGGGGCAATGGTTCGCCCAGTTCGACAGTCAGTAACGGGCCGCCTGTCGTTCCGCCTCCCGGGCGCCGGACGGATCGCTGTTCAAGCGTCTGGCTTGGGCGATGAGCCGCCAGTTGCCACGCAGGAGGTCCTTGTCTCCGCTCGCCAGGCTGATGGATTTCTTGGCCAGCTCTTCCGCCAACCGGGGCTGGTGCTGTTCCAGGCGCAGCCGGGCCAAGTGGTGCCAAAGTTCGGGGTTGCGGGGTTGAATTCTCAAAGCGCGTTCCAAGCGTGTGGCTGCCCGCTCCAAGTCCCCTTGTTGGCGGTCGGATTCCGCTTGTTGCATCAAGGCGATCACCGCGGGAGAAGCCTCCACCGTAGGCGCGGGAGGCGTCTCCGCCGGCACCGGTGCGGGTTCGGGAGTCGGCGGTGGAGGAGGCTGGGGATATGTCTGCGCCTCTGGGGGGGGCGTCGGTGAAGAAGGATAGTCCGGGGCGGGTGTCTGCGGCGCGAAAACGGGATCCAGGGAGCAGGCGCTTTGCAGCAAAGCCAAGACGATGAGGGCAATCAGGCGTGAAAGCACAGCGTGTTCCTATGATTCGGAACCCGGCTCGGGGGCAGCGGGTTGGGGAAATTCCCGTGGCTTAATGGAGGATTCCGGGGCGGGAGTGGGTGGCCGCTTCTTTTTAGGGCCATAGTAGACACCTTGTAGGGTCATGAACCCCATGAAAAGGAGGGCGGCGATGGCCATCACCCATATCCGGTCGAGTTTGGGGGTCCCGAACACCCAGCTGGGGTTGATCAGGCCGAGTACGAGAAACAGAATGGAAAACAGGATCAAGGCATGAATCGCGGCGATCGGTGGGGGCGACCCCACTTTGAGGCCGTAGCCGAAGTAACACCCCATGAAAATCACCGAACCGATGGCGAACATGAAAAACGGTTTGGGCGCCTTCATCCAGAACAGGAACCAGCCCGGTTTGATCACCCCCGCCACCAGCAAAATCAGGGATATAATCACCGCCGATTGAAATATCAGCAGACTGGTGCTGTGAATTTCTTGCATGGTTGTTTCTCCTCCAGGCAGATTATAGGTATAGGTATTTGGCGATCAAGGAGCCGATCCGGCAGATTAGGCATAAATGCCGATTAAATCAACCGCAACCGAGGGAAGAATCGAGTGATATTTTCTCCGACCGTTCGATCGCGGTAAGATGAAAACCGATTCCACACCTCGGAGGCAGTCATGAGCCGCTTGCAAGATCCCCGTGTTCCACCCACCGTTTTAGCCCCAGTGGCGTCCGAGATTGAAGATTATTTGCGCGGTCTGGCGGAACCGCGTACCGACGATCCGGTTCTCACCGAGATGGAAGCTCGGGCCAAGGCCCACGAGTTTCCTATCATCGGTCGTTTGGTGGGGGGATTTATCAAGCAGATGGCGGCGATGATCGGTGCCCGGCGGATATTCGAGTTCGGCAGCGGTTACGGTTATTCGGCCTGGTGGTTCGCCCACGCGATAGGACCCGGCGGAGAAGTGTATTGCACCGATGGCGCGGCGGCCAACCGCGATCTGGCCGAGGGCTACTTGCGCCGCGCCGGTTTGTGGGATCGAATCCACTTTCAGACGGGTCGGGCCCAAACCTTGTTCGAACGGGTACCGGGGGCGTTCGACATTTGCTATAACGATGTGGATAAAGGCGATTATCCGGAAGTTTGGCGGTTGGCGCGCGAGCGTATCCGGCCGGGCGGTCTTTATATTGCCGATAATACCCTGTGGTATGGACGGGTGGCGGTGGACGATTTCGTGGACGTGGTTCCCGGCTGGACCGAGGCGATTCGCGAACACAACCGCTTGATCTTCGAAGACCCGGACTTCGAAGCCTTCATCAACCCCATCCGCGACGGCGTTTTGGTGGCGCGGCGATTGCGCTGAGTCCGGCCAGAATGACTGGTTGTGCCGCGTTTTCGGGGGCCGCTTTTCAGGTTTTTTCCGGCGGAGAAAGTAACTCCCGCAATCTTGCGGCAAAGTCTCGTTTAAGCCTCCCCCGGTCGACCTGAACCCGGCCTGATCGTTTTGCCGCGACCCAAATGGCATCGGGAAAGGTGGCGTCTTCTTGCCAGCGTGGAATGACATGCCAATGAAGATGGGACACTTGGTTGCCCAGACTGGCGAGATTGACTTTGTCGGGCCGGGCCGTTTCCCTCAGCGCGGCCTCGGCGGCGAAAACCACCGCCATCAATTCTTGACGCTCGGATTCCGGCAGATCGGTCATTTCTTGTCGATGGGAATTGAGAATGACACGACAATAGCCGGGATAATCGTCGTCCTCGACCCAGAGAACGCGGCACAACGCGTTTCGCCACAAAATATCGGCGGATTCGGATTGGCACAAAGGGCAGGCGGTTGTAGGCATCGGCAGCTAGTTTCTCCATCTGCGGATCAATTGCTGCAAAGCCTTTCCCCGGTGGCTCAGGCGATTTTTCTCCTCCGCCGACAATTGCGCCGCGGTGCGGTCCAAGTCGGGGAGATAGAACACCGGGTCGTAGCCGAAGCCGCCTTGGCCCCGGGGCGATTCGGTGATGCGGCCTTCCCAAGCGCCCTCGACGATCAGCGGGCTGGGGTCGTAAGGGTGGCGTAGAAAGACCAGTACGCAGCGGAAGCGCGCGCCGCGCTCCTCGCCCTCGAAACCTTCCAAGGCCTGCAGCAGCTTGCTAGTGTTGGCCTGATCGTCGGCATCGCCGCCGGCGTAACGGGCCGAGTGAATGCCGGGCGCGCCGGCCAGTGCCTCTAC from Methylohalobius crimeensis 10Ki harbors:
- the rdgB gene encoding RdgB/HAM1 family non-canonical purine NTP pyrophosphatase — its product is MSSSVSESQRIVLASDNRGKAREIQTMLASRAIRVLPQNAFAVASIEETAPTFVENALLKARNAARYTGLPALADDSGLEVEALAGAPGIHSARYAGGDADDQANTSKLLQALEGFEGEERGARFRCVLVFLRHPYDPSPLIVEGAWEGRITESPRGQGGFGYDPVFYLPDLDRTAAQLSAEEKNRLSHRGKALQQLIRRWRN
- a CDS encoding tetratricopeptide repeat protein is translated as MLSRLIALIVLALLQSACSLDPVFAPQTPAPDYPSSPTPPPEAQTYPQPPPPPTPEPAPVPAETPPAPTVEASPAVIALMQQAESDRQQGDLERAATRLERALRIQPRNPELWHHLARLRLEQHQPRLAEELAKKSISLASGDKDLLRGNWRLIAQARRLNSDPSGAREAERQAARY
- a CDS encoding RibD family protein — encoded protein: MQKQIFCLYPPPFSEVPLKGLYLGHRLFELGLSGRPRPFVYANFLASLDGRIALEDMRTGQPYLPKSLTTPADFRLFLELEAQADCLITHGGYLRALAEGTLGNILQLGAHPAGEDLVAWRQSQGLKPQPAIAIASGSLDFVIPESVRIHHQPVYLFTGEGADPVRVEAWRKEGYPVIFAGSGRLVEGRRLISILGQLGYRSIYLIAGPAMLDTVLRSGQLDRLYQTITHQLMGGEAFRTMLPGPELGLIGHLRLRSLYYDPAGPGGAGQWFAQFDSQ
- a CDS encoding HIT family protein produces the protein MPTTACPLCQSESADILWRNALCRVLWVEDDDYPGYCRVILNSHRQEMTDLPESERQELMAVVFAAEAALRETARPDKVNLASLGNQVSHLHWHVIPRWQEDATFPDAIWVAAKRSGRVQVDRGRLKRDFAARLRELLSPPEKT
- a CDS encoding O-methyltransferase — its product is MSRLQDPRVPPTVLAPVASEIEDYLRGLAEPRTDDPVLTEMEARAKAHEFPIIGRLVGGFIKQMAAMIGARRIFEFGSGYGYSAWWFAHAIGPGGEVYCTDGAAANRDLAEGYLRRAGLWDRIHFQTGRAQTLFERVPGAFDICYNDVDKGDYPEVWRLARERIRPGGLYIADNTLWYGRVAVDDFVDVVPGWTEAIREHNRLIFEDPDFEAFINPIRDGVLVARRLR